In the genome of Bombyx mori chromosome 13, ASM3026992v2, the window caagtttgacaaaacctcgtgacaagaccgagaatcttttttaaaataaataaatggtattcgatttttaaaaccaaggagttttcaattaaaaagattttaatatgacaggaacagtagaaatattccattcccgatacttttagtgcagcctagtatatTATAACACAAGATTGAACtcgaaaattatttgttgtttATCGTCGTGTTTTTGTGGATGGACAGCTGTTACCTTACAAGTTAAATTTCCATTCGGACCATTGTTGCTTGACTTTGGTTTAATGTGTGAATTCTCTGAAGCAAAAAATAGACAAGATGCTGGTATCCATGGAACCTAATCCAGTTATAAGAGCTAATAAAGTCTGTTCTTTCAGATTCAAGAAACACTTAGACAAGGTACAGGATATTTTACAGAATGCTCTCCAAAGCTTACCAGATCAAAATGAATTGGAATCAAATTTCAAAGTGCCAAATGAATTGTTGGACCAAATGGAAAATAATACTTGCAATATTCAAAAGGCTGATCCCTGCTTTGAATTAGATAGAATTATGTGCAATGTAGTTGATAATATGAGATAGTATTTATGTGAATTATGGCTGACTGCTAAAATCCATTACTCAATAAACAACTCCAATACTTAGGATTTAGATTTATGTGAGGCAATTGTactaacaattattatattaaaagtaTTGTAACCATCTACCTCAGTGTATTAATGACTCCAGATTGTAGTAGCCActatgggacagtggttccggaagtggcgcattgacatcaatcccacgaaaagcacagcgatGCTCTCCAAAAGGgatcgccctccgaataccacttcgagcaacccactccctaataggcgggTTAAcgcctccgccgttagccccatcactctggccagcccataccgtgggcctcgaaggtcaaatatctaagCGTCACCTCGACagggatgacattccgaccCCATatcaaaacggtacgcgaccctgccgccttcatattaggacgccTCTATCacatgatttgcaagcgaagtaaattgtcccttcgtaataaggtgacactacaaaacttgcatacgccccgtcgtgacctatgcaagcgtagtgttcggtcacgcggcccgcaccaacttgaaaccccttcaagtcattcaaaCCCGTTTTTGTAAGATAGCcatcggagcaccatggttcttAAGGAAtatggatctccatgatgatgTGAAGCTTGACTCGGTCAGTatttacattctttttttttttttattgcctttgtaggcagacagacatacggaccacctgatggtgagtggttaccgtcgcccatggacttcagcaatgccaggggcagagccaagccgctgcctaccgcttaatactctccataagcctcgtttgaagaaggacatgtcatagcgctcgggaaacaccgtggaggggagctcattccatagccggattccattcggcatcattgcgccactttgagaaggtggcatcattgcgccactttgagaaggcggcacaacACAAAAACACACTTGTCCCACACGGAAATTATATaaccgatcctgtggaccaaatggtatacagttgacgtcgccctaaacacgtcattacggatcctcccgatccattaacggtgcttttaggtacctcaagcaccggtcaccgtcctcgcttgcgacgaaggactacGAGTAAAGTAACCCAAATACACAGCTCACTgaatttttcgccggatcttctcagtgggtcgcgtttccgatccggtggtagattctgcgaagcactgctcttgctaggaccagtgttagcaacactccggtttgagcctcgtgagctcacccacacgtcaaggagaatctgaaatagcctctcaaggctatcagcataggtagagtaaaaaaaagtgtattaaCTTTCAAGTCAATCTTGCTAATTATTATTACGTTCATAGGTTTCCCCTTTCTCAGTTCAGTCTGTCGACAGAGCCGGTAGAACTGTAGGTATATACGGGCTTTTGGCCAAGTCATATACGGTAGCTATGAGTCAATATACTAGTTTTTATTACGTGTAGTACCTAAGTTTGGTTTTCTTCAAGCTGCAGGAACTTTGTTACTATTCTGcatgtttaattataataattattattatcttattattaattcttattatcttatttattttaccttACAGTATGTATGAACATATTgtgatttcatttaaaataatttcctaTACCATAAATAGTAAAACCTATATAATAAAACCTATGTAACCAGTAGATTCGCAATGGGACCACTACAATAGGACTTCAATGTATTGAAAATTAGAATCATCATCTAAAAATCAATGAGTGCACATTTTAGGGCCTTATCATACTTATTATACTCGTGCGATCATTCTTAAAGCGGAGCGGGCGCGCAACGTACACGCCGCGCATGCGCAGCGTAGACGTCATTTTGTACTGTCTACTGTCTCCTAAAAacgcatggagttaataagtaggTACCTAAAATACTAACTCTATGTAAAAACGCCAACCAGTCCGGCCTGCCTCACTTCAATCCGTGTGTCTTCATGTCATAGTAAATTTGTATCAGATACATCAACTCAAAAAAATGTAGTTCTTAACATTCGTAGGTAGAAGCGAAACTGTtttggattattttttattcgtttGCCAAAAAACACAAAGCAGTCGCTCTCTTCCATTCGATTAATTGATAATGGATCCTCCAATTCGTCGATGCTTTCGTTTTCGCCTTCGAAGTAACAAAACCGTTACTGAGTGTATTGTACGTCGTTAACTCGCTACAAATACGCGATAAAAACGTTGCGTATTCGCCAGgctcaagtaaaaaaaaacacagggtATTAAATACTTTCTGAGAACTCCCCCAATCATAGTAAAGGATAGGTTTACTTTTAAATGATGTCATCGGAATGAAAGGTTACAAGAAGAAAGATAAATTATACCAAATATTGATTATACAGTCGCGTTCGATCCGCAGGCGAGAACGGTCACGCCACACCAAAAATCGTTGAGTTAAATAGTGTTTTTACCAAATTGTGAATATAAAATCAGTTTTTAGTGATAAAAATCAGTGTTATACACCGTTGGATGCGCGCTAAAATTCCGCATCTATTACCATTTCTGGTGAAAAATTTGGACTTAAATCAAgcgaaaaaataagaaaaaactgctaaaaatcaaaatttgaagtgttaaaaattcataaaaatggCAACTTTGTAGTGAAAACATAGTGAAAAGTGTCTTTCGGTGCGCGCTCGAAAGCTCTTcttaaaggggattgcccactctccatagtgtgctaggcccaagatggacatcaaatattactataaaaatgtactgattcaaattcttaaatgtattggatatctaaaaaatatattgaaattgacgccactattataaaaaatataataaaaataaaaactcgttttgaagttaattttctatataaataagtgtcggattgtgagatacttcaagaacttttcttttcttaatgtttaagatgtatttttatccaatagggtataaaaacacacttaattctttaaatatctatattttcttcatcttcatacacaattagtatcgtctaaaaatagcaaaggagagcatatacacggttttaaatctcggtcagggtaaaaccacaattcacacaatgttttttagtcgtagtatgaaacgttattgataaaagtaaaataaatcgaagaaaaatcaaaacagatccattttgtacgcaagcacaacaccacaagcagcaagcgaagtgtcagtcagtcagattaaattcagtgttgtcagtataaagaaaaataattacatgaaattcatatatcgattatttttttaaataaccgataattgatttatatcttaatcttttttgaagtgaaacttctttatcggcgttggaaaaaaatttaccgtcacatttttcggttacgcgtcacatttttccgttacgcgccatctttttcttcaccattcattgttgccgtacacaagtgaaggtgcctctttactcggtaacaataattataaaataccgatgattttaagtggagattttaatgtaaattttgcatcggaaaattctttgaagctagttgaatttctgaaagataaattgaatttatccatgaaaaacagtcctcaaacgtcaacaacaagatctggcactacaattgatggagtttttactcggtcactaaatttcgtggaatgtaaaccatatatttcatatttcagttaccataagccattaattacaaaaatatataatgacaatgacaatgatagtaataattctattacaattaatgaaatgctgtaataatcttagtagcaaaaaggtaaagtgaaataattgtattatttgtattcatgtctatgataataaaatccttttgtttaaactttatctaatttaactttatttaaccaatttctagaaagttgcatgtagatcatttttcgaaaaataaggccataaacaagtttcacttcttacgtgtgtacactagtacacgcacacattttttttacgagtacacattattttttatgtttttgttttagttgtacatatttaaataacaatactagtaaagttttttttattgcttagatgggtgggcgagctcacagctaccctggtgttgctaagtggttactcgagcccacatacatctacaacttaaatgcgccacccaccttgagatataagttctaaggtctcaagtatagttacaagttaaagtccaatgggtatgtcttcgatgttattttatgtgcataaaatccattaaaatcgtttgattaatgataatacttaaaatgatttatttatatgttttattatactcaaaatatttacttcatacgtaaaaggatttgaagctggcaatatttttcccgcaaaaataaaaatccttgttttttcaatagagttactttttttaaacaacttattgtaaactatagtggcgcttatttgcaagaaagtatatgcatatttatttatgacaaaattaatgcactaagtattttttctataatctattgtccgctttgggcctgaaatgggccatcccctttgtcTCGAAACTGAAAATTGGACAGTGAGAACTattaaaaattaccaaaaaactaaaatttttctAAAAATTTTTTACTTTTCGGCGTGCGCTGCTTTAAAGCGATCGATGAccctatatttttatagtgttagTGTATAGGCCCTGGAAAGGCGCTTCCGTGGACACCTCAATTTGATTTTTCCGATTGAAGAAAAAGGAGAAAATTAGCAAAAACCAACGTAAGCAAACCCACGTGGTCGAGGTTCCAGCTGTGGGAGGCACTTTCCAGGACTTCGTACGGATAAAGGACCAAGCGTAACCGACATTgccaaaaaagtaatttaaaatattaagaacttTAGAAGATATAGCTGATTAtgtaaaaatcgaaaaatatttttacatgtaaattcAGAAAATGAACGACGACCCCATTATTTCTTGGTGCCTCTGGATCGACCTTCACGAGGGGCTCATTTTAATATACTATTTAGATTTCTGCTACCAATGTTCACTGAGTAAATCAGGAAAATCTAAATCGGCACTACCACGTGGTCGAGGTTCCAGCTGTGGGAGGCACTTTCCAGGACTTCGTACGGATAAAGGACCAAACGTAACCGACATCGCCGAAAAAagtagttaaaaatattaagaactttGGAAGATAATGTTGATTAtgtaaaaatcgaaaaatatttttacatgtaaattcGGAAAACGAACGACGACCACATTATTTCTTGGTGCCCCTGGATCGACCTTCACAAGGggctcatttttatatactatttAGATTTTTGCTACCCATATTCACGGAGTAAATCAGGAAAATCTGAATCGGCACTACCACGTGGTTGCAGTTCCAGCCGGGGGAGGCACTTTTTGGGACTGGGACCAAATAAAGGATTGAAGTCTGCATACAGTGCCAGAAAAAATAGGAGAAAATATCCAGAATCCTGGTAgaaaatgcgtttttttttgatattatgaaaaacatttttagtagTAGTAAGATTAGATAGTTAGTATTTAGACTTAGTCAAATGTTATGATTGGACTGCATATATTATAagctaaatttttaaatatttttgacacAGACCCCCCTTTACAGGGTCTGACAAAACATATTGGGCTCTGCAgtagcaatattttatttatttagctgttTCCCATCTGATCTGTTATTCTGAAACAAATTCTGACCGCATCCCCCGCGTGATACTGCACGACAATTGTAGGTTGTACTGACAACCATTCATTTTGTGTGTAGTCCGCGAGGCATGTGGATTGTGGAGCTGAGTATAATTCTATAGTAAATTTTTTGCATATTTTGACATTGACAATCTTGTCAAATTTTTTACTGACACAAAATTGACTTTGCTGCGCAATTATTTTGACATAATATTGTTGGACTCTGTACACCCACAATATAATTATACTAACTATCATTTgatgaaaaacttttttaatgaaaaattatttgatcTGTGCAAAATTGTCTTTCAACATAGAATTTTGGTTCTAGGGATTCTTGCCGTGATATTGTATTCCAATATCACTCAAAAATTCCTCTTGCTGAATCTGAAATAGCTTACTGGAAAGTTGATTTGACCTAAGTTGTATATTTTAAAGTGCCTCTATACAGCACTGAGTTAGTTTTAAGACAACCCGCGGCTCCTCTTACTTCAGCGATGAGTCATCCCGAGGGTCATGGACCAAAAACCACAGCCAGAGCTTCCACAGTCTCTCCTAAACCCAAACCGAAACAAGGCGACGCGAAAAAGTTTTCGGTGCCCCCCCAAACGATTTCGGTTAGGAGGAGCATCGGGGAATGGGAGAAGGCTTCATATACATGCAAATTGGACGAAGCAACAGCATGCGCGGGCAGAGCAAAACAACAGCTCAACGCCGCACGCAACTTGAAAGGGGAGTTAAAAATTGAAGCCTTTAAAATGCTGGATAGGTTACTCGAAATTGTGAAAAAGTTGGAAATGCCCTCGAAAACAAAGGTAGAGAAGGAGGTCATGAAGCAGATGTACCGCGAAAATAGCAAGACAGAAATGGGCACGAGCAAcctgaaaaatattattgaggAGCATAGTAAGGTTTTGGGAGAGACTGTGAAAGAAATGGACCGACTACGCACGGTTATTAGGAGACACGAGGAGAAAATGGATGACACGGCACAAAACGCCGAAAAACGAGATGGGGGACATAGCGGTGGAGAGTTTCTGGCGGAAATCCGTGAGCTCAAGCGACTCACACAAGAGACCCGGGTACGGACCGACGAGGCGCAGGGGGTAATTCCCTCGTACGCGGAGGTCCTGTCTCGGCCACCAGCCGCTAGAGTGGACAAGCCGAAGTTCTCCGTCATCGTGGGTTCAAAAAACGTCATCGATACTAGTGCTGATGTCATAGAAAAGCTGAGAGGGGCGTTAGATGCACGGCGCAGCGGTCTAAAGATAGAGCGTCTCCGTAGGGTACGCGATGCGAAGGTGGTTTTGAGCTGCGCGAGTAAAGAGGAGATGGAAAAGTTGTCCGAGCAGCTAAAGAACGATAAGAACCTTACTGCCGAGGTGGCTAAGAACAAAAAGCCACTCGTCGTGCTTAAAAATCTCATGGCGTACAATACGGATGACGACATCCGAACGGCACTCGCTGAGCAAAACCGGCACCTGCTGGAGGATCTTTCAGCCGACGAAACCGCCGTGGAGGTAAGGTACCGGAGGAGGGCGAGGAATCAACAGGAGTGCCACGCCGTCCTCCAGGTATCGCCCGAATTATGGCAAAGGCTAACGTCGGCTGGAAGAGTATACATTGACCTCCAGCATGTGAGGGTGCAGGACCAGTCACCACTGGTGCAGTGCACCAGATGCCTGGCGTACGGCCACGGCCGGAAGCAGTGCGCGGACGATGTGGATCTCTGCAATTACTGTGGCGGTCCGCATCTCAAAAGTTCGTGCACGCAACTGGCGGCCGCCCAGGCACCGAAGTGTATTAACTGCACCAGGGCCAAGCTGACTGAAACTGCCCATACGGCATTTGGTGACTGCTGCCCTGTTAGGAGAAAGTGGGATGCGCTGGCCAGGGCGGCAATAGCCTATGGCTAGGGCTGCTCTGGCTGGTGGCCCGCCGGACCCGATAGTGTGGCGGTCCGAAACGTCGTTAAGCCTACTCGGCTCGAACTTTTGAACCTCGGGGTTACTCACggctgaaaaatataaataaaaataaaataagatgagTTTTGTAAACTCCATAGGATGGCTGATGACCATAGAATTTTGATGTAAAATCTATTTAGTTATTAAGTAAAACCCTCTGGagtttacaaaatgtattttcttttaagaacatctatgtaaaataactatacaataattatgaaaactgtaaatagtAAATAGAAGAAGATTAAAACCGTAATTTAGAAGTAATGGAAAGGAAATAGTAAGACATTAATACGATGTAAAAGATATACAATAagtagaatataaaataatgatgaaaataggttaaaaatattagctAGAATTAGATAAGTATATAAAAGTTAGAAAAAGTTAAAATAGGTATATAATTACTGGTATAACTGTTATACTAGGTTATATGGTATTGTAGaactttatacaaaataaataaaaaattcctgGTTCCGTTATTAAtcctacaataaataaacaagggcTCTGATTATGTCAGAGGAGTATTCGCGGGCCGGGCCTAAAGCGtccggacaaaaaaaaaaaaaaaaaaaaaatattgattaccggtaaaatggggcgattagggattgagaggcgaatcgggaaaaaaccgggaaaatctttcgacgctcaatataagttttatattcgttgcaaaatcttccattttttgtagtttaatagtagaatgttgaaagttcacaaaacaactctgaatatgcatgataatagctgctatcttataaaaaatcgcgtttcaaattaacttcctgtggtggtaattattttagtgctagaaactttgctctcttttatttatttgataataatagaagacgactatgatttataaacgttatttagtgtttgaaccagcatatatattaaaggtaagtctcagttgttattggttttaatgtatttgattaaataaaaatacatgtaaaaatctgttgttttcggggatattggggacgtcttaggtacaaataacaacgaaaaaggggtcaattgggatgagaatacgtgaaatggaaacgacctaagtataaataggtacaggtttgtagggctgtctatgtagttataacaatattttttaaatttgttggtaaaaatctggtttattcgaagcgaaattgggaataagtctttagttgaaatagataagcaatttaatataagtaagtggacaaaaatgtctaagtaatctataatgaaatatttaatatttgttcagagtgggggtattcatctgattaatccatggaataaccgacacacctaatctcttaacccagatagaaatatcagcactgtcgattgcacctataattgaggtgatgtctgccatgtacttttgtcagtttttcaattattttttttgatgatcactttgttggtgcaactaaataaataaataaattaaaactatatataaaaataaaagtagtgccaaccctagcaaatttctcatttcgtcccaattaaccgcaattttcgggtaaatagggattacacctatttttgcattttttgcttaaactggaatgctagttgcataattttaaattggataacaaagatgcccccaagactcaatcattttgatcctgacatagcattatatacatcgacagctaccttaaaattgctcataaagttggaatttgtccctaatcgccccattttacggtatatGTTT includes:
- the LOC134199986 gene encoding uncharacterized protein LOC134199986, which produces MSHPEGHGPKTTARASTVSPKPKPKQGDAKKFSVPPQTISVRRSIGEWEKASYTCKLDEATACAGRAKQQLNAARNLKGELKIEAFKMLDRLLEIVKKLEMPSKTKVEKEVMKQMYRENSKTEMGTSNLKNIIEEHSKVLGETVKEMDRLRTVIRRHEEKMDDTAQNAEKRDGGHSGGEFLAEIRELKRLTQETRVRTDEAQGVIPSYAEVLSRPPAARVDKPKFSVIVGSKNVIDTSADVIEKLRGALDARRSGLKIERLRRVRDAKVVLSCASKEEMEKLSEQLKNDKNLTAEVAKNKKPLVVLKNLMAYNTDDDIRTALAEQNRHLLEDLSADETAVEVRYRRRARNQQECHAVLQVSPELWQRLTSAGRVYIDLQHVRVQDQSPLVQCTRCLAYGHGRKQCADDVDLCNYCGGPHLKSSCTQLAAAQAPKCINCTRAKLTETAHTAFGDCCPVRRKWDALARAAIAYG